In the Loxodonta africana isolate mLoxAfr1 chromosome 1, mLoxAfr1.hap2, whole genome shotgun sequence genome, one interval contains:
- the RPL7L1 gene encoding ribosomal protein uL30-like isoform X1, with the protein MSSRRSLGNMAEEEPRKKIPLVPENLLKKRKAYQALKATQAKKALLEKKKQRKGKGFRFKRLESFLLDSQRKQRDRVRIRRLEVKPHGLEAPDGHSLAFAVRIQRINGVSVLVRKTIARLRLRKIFSGVFVKVTPITLKMLRIVEPYVTWGFPNLKSVRELILKRGQAKLKNKTIPLTDNTVIEEHLGKFGVICLEDLIHEIAFPGKYFQVISQFLCPFHLSVARHATKNKVGFLKEMGSPGYRGESINQLIRQLN; encoded by the exons ATGAGCAGTAGACGCAGCCTTGGCAACATGGCGGAGGAAGA GCCAAGAAAAAAGATCCCTTTGGTTCCAGAAAATctcctgaaaaagaggaaggcttatCAGGCCCTCAAAGCCACCCAGGCAAAGAAGGCacttttggaaaagaagaag CAGAGAAAAGGGAAAGGATTCAGGTTTAAGCGACTGGAATCGTTCCTTCTTGATTCCCAGCGAAAGCAGCGTGACAGGGTGCGCATCAGACGACTAGAAGTGAAACCTCATGGCTTGGAAGCGCCAGATGGACATTCCTTGGCCTTTGCGGTACGCATCCAAAG GATTAATGGGGTGAGCGTTCTGGTGCGGAAGACCATTGCAAGACTTCGCCTGAGGAAGATTTTCAGTGGTGTCTTTGTGAAAGTGACCCCTATAACCTTAAAAATGTTGCGTATAGTAGAACCTTATGTGACATGGGG ATTTCCAAATCTGAAGTCTGTCCGGGAACTCATCCTGAAACGTGGACAAGCCAAGCTCAAGAATAAGACCATCCCGCTGACAGACAACACAGTGATCGAGGAGCACCTAG GGAAGTTCGGTGTCATTTGCTTGGAAGATCTCATTCATGAAATTGCCTTCCCGGGAAAGTATTTCCAGGTGATCTCACAGTTCTTGTGCCCTTTCCACCTCTCTGTGGCCCGTCATGCTACCAAGAATAAAGTAGGCTTTCTCAAGGAGATGGGCTCACCTGGCTATCGTGGTGAAAGCATCAATCAACTCATCCGGCAGCTGAACTAG
- the C1H6orf226 gene encoding uncharacterized protein C6orf226 homolog — translation MERPGSPTSRVRAPTAVQSDPASVTLTQLVQLVQQGQELPGLESRDIVATQGEPTASQLPRRPKPWEAAACVPSRAPPTVGWRSRPEPGSAEVSTARP, via the coding sequence ATGGAGCGGCCCGGAAGCCCGACCTCCCGCGTCCGAGCTCCCACAGCCGTGCAGAGCGACCCGGCCTCGGTGACCCTGACGCAACTTGTGCAGCTGGTCCAGCAGGGCCAGGAGCTCCCGGGCCTGGAGAGCCGCGACATCGTGGCGACCCAAGGGGAGCCCACGGCGTCCCAGCTCCCGCGGAGGCCCAAGCCCTGGGAGGCCGCGGCCTGTGTGCCGTCCCGCGCGCCGCCGACTGTCGGCTGGAGGAGCCGCCCCGAGCCCGGCTCGGCCGAGGTGTCGACTGCGCGGCCGTAA
- the RPL7L1 gene encoding ribosomal protein uL30-like isoform X2 yields the protein MSSRRSLGNMAEEEPRKKIPLVPENLLKKRKAYQALKATQAKKALLEKKKRKQRDRVRIRRLEVKPHGLEAPDGHSLAFAVRIQRINGVSVLVRKTIARLRLRKIFSGVFVKVTPITLKMLRIVEPYVTWGFPNLKSVRELILKRGQAKLKNKTIPLTDNTVIEEHLGKFGVICLEDLIHEIAFPGKYFQVISQFLCPFHLSVARHATKNKVGFLKEMGSPGYRGESINQLIRQLN from the exons ATGAGCAGTAGACGCAGCCTTGGCAACATGGCGGAGGAAGA GCCAAGAAAAAAGATCCCTTTGGTTCCAGAAAATctcctgaaaaagaggaaggcttatCAGGCCCTCAAAGCCACCCAGGCAAAGAAGGCacttttggaaaagaagaag CGAAAGCAGCGTGACAGGGTGCGCATCAGACGACTAGAAGTGAAACCTCATGGCTTGGAAGCGCCAGATGGACATTCCTTGGCCTTTGCGGTACGCATCCAAAG GATTAATGGGGTGAGCGTTCTGGTGCGGAAGACCATTGCAAGACTTCGCCTGAGGAAGATTTTCAGTGGTGTCTTTGTGAAAGTGACCCCTATAACCTTAAAAATGTTGCGTATAGTAGAACCTTATGTGACATGGGG ATTTCCAAATCTGAAGTCTGTCCGGGAACTCATCCTGAAACGTGGACAAGCCAAGCTCAAGAATAAGACCATCCCGCTGACAGACAACACAGTGATCGAGGAGCACCTAG GGAAGTTCGGTGTCATTTGCTTGGAAGATCTCATTCATGAAATTGCCTTCCCGGGAAAGTATTTCCAGGTGATCTCACAGTTCTTGTGCCCTTTCCACCTCTCTGTGGCCCGTCATGCTACCAAGAATAAAGTAGGCTTTCTCAAGGAGATGGGCTCACCTGGCTATCGTGGTGAAAGCATCAATCAACTCATCCGGCAGCTGAACTAG